GAAGTCGCGGCCGAGCTTGTCCTCGATGGCGTCGGCGGTGCGGTCGGCCCGCATGAGGTCGGCTACCTTGACGCCGAGCAGGGTCGCGCCCCCGGGCAGGTAGCCCAGGAAGTCGCCCGCCGCCTCGAGGCCGGTGTAGACGAAGCGGCTGTCGAATTCGTACATGCCGGTGTCGAAGAACCCGCCCACCACGAAGCGCCGGCTGACGGCCTGGATGTCGTCGAGGTCGAGTTCGCCGTTGACCGAGGTGAGGATCACCGTGTCGCCCACCGCGGCGTAGACCGAGTTGGCGAGTTCCGCGCCCAGGATCACGTGGGGCGTGCCGCCGCGCAGCTTCAGCGTGGCCAGCACCCCGGCTTCGGGCCGCAGGTAGGTGCTGATGGGGATGACGGAGTCGACCAGGTCGGGCTCGACGCCCCAGACGACCCCGGCCTGCGGCCGCGGCGGCCCGTAGGTGCGGGTCGACGAGACCAGCACCTCCTGCCGGATGAAGGGCGCCACGCCCGTCACCGCCGGCAGCGTCCCGATGGAGTCCATGACGGCGCCGACCCCCTGGAAGCCCTCCGGCGCGCTGGTGATGACCGACACCATGGGCATGTTCTCGACGAAGGTCCGGCGCATCTCGGCGTGGAAGCCGTTCATCACCGCGAGGGTGACGTTCAGCACCATCACCCCGATGGCGATGCCGACGATGGCCGTCACGCTGCCCCGGCTGAGGAAGCGGCTGTGGCGACGGCTGCGCAGGTAGCGCCCCGCGATGTGTCCGGCGAAATCCATCGTCTACTGCTCGGGCCGCATGTGCGGGAAGAGCAGCACGTCGCGGATGTTGTTGGTGTCCACCAGGAGCATCACCAGGCGGTCGATGCCCATGCCCATGCCGCCGGTGGGCGGCATGCCCGCCTCCATGGCCTCGAGGAAGTCCTCGTCGACGGGCTGGGCCTCGTCGTCGCCGGCCTCCATGAGGGCCTTCTGGGCCTCGAAGCGCCGGCGCTGCTCGCGGGGATCATTCAACTCGCTGAAGCTGTTGGCCACCTCGAAGCCGGCCACGAAGAGCTCGAAGCGCTCCACCAGCCCGGCGGTTTCCCGGTGGTCCTTGGCCAGGGGAGAGAGCTCCTTGGGGTGGTCCATGACGAAGGTGGGCTGGATCAGTTCCGGCTCCACCAGCACGCTGAACATCTCGTCGAGGATCTTGTCGCGTCCCATGCCCTTCTTCACCTCGGCGCCGTGACGCTTCGCCAGGGCCTTGAGGTCGTCGTCGCCGACCTGCATGAGATCCTGGCCGGTCTTCTCGGCCAGGGCGTCCATGAAGCGCAGGCGGCGGAAGGGCTGGTTGAAGTCCATCTCGTGCTCGCCGTAGGTGAGCCTGCCGCCGTTGCCGAAGCGCTGGGCC
The sequence above is drawn from the bacterium genome and encodes:
- a CDS encoding ABC transporter permease; protein product: MDFAGHIAGRYLRSRRHSRFLSRGSVTAIVGIAIGVMVLNVTLAVMNGFHAEMRRTFVENMPMVSVITSAPEGFQGVGAVMDSIGTLPAVTGVAPFIRQEVLVSSTRTYGPPRPQAGVVWGVEPDLVDSVIPISTYLRPEAGVLATLKLRGGTPHVILGAELANSVYAAVGDTVILTSVNGELDLDDIQAVSRRFVVGGFFDTGMYEFDSRFVYTGLEAAGDFLGYLPGGATLLGVKVADLMRADRTADAIEDKLGRDFYATDWMALNANLFQWIKLEKVIMVLLLGMIILIAGFNIVGILTMMVGERRREIGILLAMGARRAQVMGIFLINGVWLGLVGVACGSALGLAGILYLDKKGVALPGDVYFVETVPVLLQWSDFGLIAGVTLLMALAAGLWPSWEASNLKPMDIIRYT